GAATTAAAATGCTAGTACATCGCGCATGGTGTAAACTCCTTTTTTTCTATGAAGGAATTCGGCGGCAATGACGGAACCCAGTGCAAATCCATCGCGGGAATGCGCTTCGTGGCTCAAGGTTAAAGTGTCTATTTTTGAAGAATATGAAATCGTGTGTGTGCCCGGAACATCCGGCTCTCTCAATGCCTGGATAGGAAGTTCATGATCGGCATATTCCGGCCAGGAACCTGTTTCGGATTTCCAGGAAGTGTAGTTGTGATTATTCTGAATAATTCCCTGTGCCAAAGAAACAGCCGTTCCACTCGGAGCGTCCAGTTTTTGGATGTGGTGAATTTCTTCGATTTGTGCTTTGTATTCCGGATGTGCATTCATCAGTGTTGCAAGCTTCTCATTGATGTTGAAAAGAATATTTACTCCGATGCTGAAATTGGATGCATGCAATAAGGAACCGGTTTTCTCAGTAACCAGGGTAGCAACATAAGGCAAATGATCTTGCCAGCCTGTTGTCCCCACAACAACCGGAGTTCTTTGCTCCATACAAGCCTCAATGTGTTTGATCGCTAATCCGGGCTGCGTAAATTCAATAGCAACATCCGCCTGGTTCAAATCAACCTGGTCGATCGTTGTTTTGGAATCTACTTTATAAGCAATGATATGGCCGCGCTCAAGAGCAATGCGCTCAATCGCTTTTCCCATTTTTCCGTATCCGATTAGTCCGATTTTCATGTAGCGCAAAAATACTGTTTTCCCCTTCCGAATTTAACTTTTAACGAAATTTAAATTGAAAAGAAACTCCGTAAGCATTCGGGAAATAAGTTGTGGGATGAATGGATAATGACAAATCTTCGCTGATATCGAAATTTACAAAATGTGCTTCAACGCCCGCATCCACAATATTGAGGATATAAACGAGTCCTAGTCCCAATATGGCAAAGTCGCGCCGGTTGCGGTGCTGAGCATACAATGAAAGCAAACTCTGATCGTCGTAATCCAGGAAATTGCCTGGTGCATTTCCTACTTTTCGCGATTCATATTCCGCCCGGTAATCGTTCTTCAACATGTTGTTCTTTACCACGAAATAAGTCGTGGCAGTCAACCCTGCATAGATCAGCGGAACTTTCCAGTAAGCTTTCTTCTTGCCCTTTGGCATGGCAATGTGATTGTAAATCTGTCCCGAACCGGGTACCACAGCGGAGAAAAGACAGGCTCTTTTCCAGGAATGTGTTTTAACGGAATCCTGAGGCGGAGCAACAGCAAGCGAATCCTGGGCGTTTACATGAAGTGAAAACCAAACCAACGTAAAAACACCAAGGATTTTGTGCATTATTTTGTTTTGTTCAATAATTCGATGATGCGATTTAAATCTACTTCGGATGAGAAGTTAATTAAGATCTTACCACTTCCTGAATGAGTCTTCTTAATCTCCACTTTCGAAGAAATCCGATCGCTCAAATGGTTTTTGAACACTTCCTGGATCGAAGATAATTCGGGAGTAGAAGCTGTTTTTGGAGCATTCGGAGCTTCTTCGCTGGTACGTGACGTATTGGTGCGGATCAACTCTTCAATCTCACGAACAGAAAGCTGGAAATCAATGATCTGACGGTATAAGTCCAATTGACGGTCTTCATCACCGGAAGATACCAATGCGCGGGCATGCCCCATTGAAATGAGGTTATCACGAACTCCTAACTGGATTTCAGCCGGAAGTTTCAGCAAACGCAAATGGTTGGTAATCGTTGTTCTTCCTTTGGAAATCTTTTGGGACAATTGGTCCTGTGTCAAACCGATCTCATCAATCAGGCGCTGGTAGGAGAGGGCAACTTCGATTGCATTCAGGTCCTCGCGCTGAATATTCTCCACCAAAGCCATTTCAAGCATCGCCTGGTCATTCGCTACGCGGATATATGCAGGAACTTCTTCCAGTCCAGCCAATTGAGAAGCTCTGAAACGTCTTTCCCCTGAAATCAGCTGGTATTTATCTTTCCCCAGTTTACGAACCGTTAAAGGCTGGATAATTCCGTGGATCGCAATGGAATCTTTCAATTCGTTCAATGCATCTTTTTCGAAATTCGTACGCGGATTGAACGGATTGGCTTCAATCGAACCGATCGGGATCAATGCCACACCACCGGAAACGGCAGTAGCGGTCGCCGCAGGCGCAGTTGTTGTTGTAATATCAGATGAGGAACCTTCCAATAAAGCTCCCAATCCTTTTCCTAAAGCTGAACGTTTTTTCGGATTAGATGTCATTTCCTACTTGAAATTGTTTGTCGTTATTACCGATTTTTGTCAAATCGTTTCGTTGAAGAATTTCACGGGCGAAATTCAAATAATTAATAGCTCCTTTGCTGGTAGCTTCGTGCATGACGATTGTTTCACCGAAACTAGGAGCTTCTCCCAATTTCGTATTTCTGTGAATCACCGTATCGAAAACCAAATCCTGGAAGTGTGTTTTCACTTCTTCCACCACCTGGTTTGCCAGGCGCAAACGCGTATCGTACATCGTCAGGACAATTCCTTCGATTTCCAATTCCGGGTTCAGTCTTCCCTGGATGATTTTAATGGTATTCAGTAATTTCCCCAAACCTTCCAGTGCGAAATATTCACACTGAACCGGAACCATTACGGAATCCGCAGCTGTCAGGGCATTTACAGTAATCAATCCCAAAGAAGGGGAGCAATCGATGATAATGAAATCGTATTGATCTTTGATTTTGTCAAGCGCCTGCTTCAGCATTTGCTCGCGGTTAGGCATATTGATCATTTCCAGCTCAGCACCAACCAGGTCAATGTGAGAAGGAATAATATCCAGGTTCGGATTGCTTGTAGGAATAATTAATTCCGACGGATGCACGTCATTGATCAGACAATCGTAGATATTACGGGAGTTTTTCGGGTCCAGACCGAC
The window above is part of the Fluviicola sp. genome. Proteins encoded here:
- the dapB gene encoding 4-hydroxy-tetrahydrodipicolinate reductase; its protein translation is MKIGLIGYGKMGKAIERIALERGHIIAYKVDSKTTIDQVDLNQADVAIEFTQPGLAIKHIEACMEQRTPVVVGTTGWQDHLPYVATLVTEKTGSLLHASNFSIGVNILFNINEKLATLMNAHPEYKAQIEEIHHIQKLDAPSGTAVSLAQGIIQNNHNYTSWKSETGSWPEYADHELPIQALREPDVPGTHTISYSSKIDTLTLSHEAHSRDGFALGSVIAAEFLHRKKGVYTMRDVLAF
- a CDS encoding AAA family ATPase, whose product is MGKIIAIANQKGGVGKTTTAINLGGCFGVLEYKTLLVDADPQANATSGVGLDPKNSRNIYDCLINDVHPSELIIPTSNPNLDIIPSHIDLVGAELEMINMPNREQMLKQALDKIKDQYDFIIIDCSPSLGLITVNALTAADSVMVPVQCEYFALEGLGKLLNTIKIIQGRLNPELEIEGIVLTMYDTRLRLANQVVEEVKTHFQDLVFDTVIHRNTKLGEAPSFGETIVMHEATSKGAINYLNFAREILQRNDLTKIGNNDKQFQVGNDI
- a CDS encoding DUF5683 domain-containing protein yields the protein MHKILGVFTLVWFSLHVNAQDSLAVAPPQDSVKTHSWKRACLFSAVVPGSGQIYNHIAMPKGKKKAYWKVPLIYAGLTATTYFVVKNNMLKNDYRAEYESRKVGNAPGNFLDYDDQSLLSLYAQHRNRRDFAILGLGLVYILNIVDAGVEAHFVNFDISEDLSLSIHPTTYFPNAYGVSFQFKFR
- a CDS encoding ParB/RepB/Spo0J family partition protein, which gives rise to MTSNPKKRSALGKGLGALLEGSSSDITTTTAPAATATAVSGGVALIPIGSIEANPFNPRTNFEKDALNELKDSIAIHGIIQPLTVRKLGKDKYQLISGERRFRASQLAGLEEVPAYIRVANDQAMLEMALVENIQREDLNAIEVALSYQRLIDEIGLTQDQLSQKISKGRTTITNHLRLLKLPAEIQLGVRDNLISMGHARALVSSGDEDRQLDLYRQIIDFQLSVREIEELIRTNTSRTSEEAPNAPKTASTPELSSIQEVFKNHLSDRISSKVEIKKTHSGSGKILINFSSEVDLNRIIELLNKTK